From the genome of Brachyhypopomus gauderio isolate BG-103 chromosome 20, BGAUD_0.2, whole genome shotgun sequence, one region includes:
- the cd2 gene encoding uncharacterized protein cd2 — translation MKYKDGVTVIFLCSLLIISYKASRTCDYKSLVGESVIIKLSKPAQNTEEIKWTHTSVHGISKKIGHVKKRGQNKTGDLTENGSLMVKKVSLQSEGSYIVFIYDNDGKQQFKDTKELCIYERISKPNITVDCKEKEKPKLKCTFQPKKEEEITWLKDGKHVNSKETILEVKNHDYSKYKCSVRNPVHSNASEEVIADCSDPNEQLLWGFDLWIMVAILAGGGGLILLLIVVLIIFACRSCKRREKHHLDEEEFRLNHLHNPSFCDEPRSKHTARGQPAPPVPEDDADEYTNDTSMVLPQIQTKTKGQSRGRPPPPPIDEDEETPPLPQPRKKAPRTKNCEPPMYMQP, via the exons ATGAAGTACAAAGATGGTGTTACAGTCATATTCCTCTGCAGTCTGCTTATTATTTCTTATAAAG CTTCTAGAACATGTGACTACAAATCATTAGTAGGAGAGTCTGTGATCATTAAATTGTCAAAACCAGCTCAGAATACTGAAGAAATAAAATGGACACATACCTCAGTCCATGGCATATCCAAAAAAATTGGACATGTCAAAAAAAggggacaaaacaaaactggTGATCTTACAGAAAACGGGTCCCTGATGGTCAAAAAAGTCAGTCTACAATCTGAGGGCAGTTATATTGTTTTCATTTATGATAATGATGGCAAGCAGCAATTCAAAGACACCAAAGAACTCTGTATTTATG AAAGGATATCTAAGCCAAATATTACTGTTGATTGTAAGGAAAAAGAGAAGCCTAAACttaaatgtacatttcaacCAAAAAAAGAGGAAGAAATCACCTGGCTGAAAGATGGAAAACATGTCAATAGCAAGGAAACAATTCTGGAAGTCAAAAATCATGACTATTCGAAGTATAAATGTAGTGTGAGAAATCCAGTACACAGTAATGCTAGTGAAGAGGTCATAGCAGATT GTTCAGATCCTAATGAGCAACTCCTCTGGGGCTTTGATCTATGGATCATGGTGGCTATCCTAGCAGGCGGAGGAGGTCTCATACTCTTACTGATAGTTGTGCTGATAATATTTGCCTGCAGAAGCTGTAAGCGGCGAGAGAAACACCATCTAG ATGAAGAGGAATTCAGGTTGAACCACCTTCACAACCCTTCATTTTGCGACGAGCCAAGGTCGAAGCACACGGCCAGAGGTCAGCCAGCTCCCCCGGTCCCTGAGGATGACGCAGATGAATACACCAACGACACATCTATGGTCCTGCCTCAGATCCAGACCAAAACCAAGGGCCAGAGCCGTGGGCGGCCCCCTCCACCTCCAATCGACGAGGATGAGGAGACTCCACCATTACCCCAACCCAGAAAAAAGGCTCCACGCACCAAAAACTGTGAACCGcctatgtacatgcagccatgA